ATTCGCTCTCCGTCGTGTTGCCGGAGGGACCGGTTCGCAGCGTCCGGCCGAGAGCGGTGATGGTCTTGACCGTGGCGATCTTGTCGCCGCCAAGCGCCGCGCGCGCGTCGGCCATCACCTGATTCACGTCCTTGCCCTGCCCGGCCACCAGCGCTTCAATCGCGACGACCGCCATCGCCGCCGACATAACGTTCCGTCTCATACACTCCTCCTGAACCCAATCCTGCCGTGCCACCAGTGTTAGACGACTCGACGCCGCTCCCGGTCTGCCCAATATGTGGCGGAAAAGAGGCGCCCGACGGCAGCTCCGCGCCATCACGCCCGAAACACTTCCTGCATCGATTCGAGCGCCCCATCGAGCTCGGCGCGACTGCGGGCGAAACAGAAGCGCACGTGGTTCTCGCCGGCCGGACCAAAATCCACGCCAGGCACGCAGCCAATCCGGCCCCGGCCGATCAGGTGCTCCACCATTGCCCACGATCGCGACTCCGACGTGGCTGCCTCCGGCGGGTGCCACGCATCCGCGATGCGGAGGAACGCGTAGAAGGCGCCGGGCGGAGGCGAGGCGGTCAGCGCACCCCGCGAAACGTCAGCCGCACGGGCACAGAACAGGTCCCGCCGTGCCTGAAGCTCCGCGCGAAACTGGGCGACAACATCCTGCGCCCCCTCGAGGGCACCGATGCCGCCGAACTGCACAACCGACGACACGTTGTTGGTCGTGAGGCCGATGAGCTTGCGAACCCGGTCCTGCACCGTCGCGTCCTTCGCCACGACATAACCAAGCCTGAGACCGGTAATCGCGTAGGTTTTGCTGAACGTGAAAACCGACACCGTCCGCTCGTGCATGCCGGGCAGCGACGCAAGGCTCACATGCACGTGGCCGTCGAACACGACGTCCTCGTACGCCTCGTCGGCAATCACCCAGAGGTTGTGCGCGGCCGCAAGGTCGGCCACGCCAGCCAGGTCCGATTGCGTCAGCATGCCGCCCGTGGGATTGTGCGGCGAGTTGATGTAGAGGCCCCTGGTCCTGGACGTCACACGCGACGCCAGTTCGTCGAGGTCAAACCGCCAGCCGAGCGATTCCCGCAGCGGTACCCGGACCGGGACCGCGTGCGCAGCCACGAGTGCACTGAACATCTGCGGCCAGATCGGATCGGGAATCAGCACCTCGTCTCCCGGCTCGATCAGGGCCTGGCACGCCAGATAGAGCGCGTGGACGCCGCCGTTGGTCATCATCACTTCGTCGGGGCTCGCCACCGGGATTTGGTTCTTCGCGCGCAGCTTCTCGGCCAGCAGTTGCTGCAGCCGCGGCAGGCCCGCGGTCTGGATATAGTGCGTCTGGTTGGCGTCAACCGCAGCCTTGAGCGCCGCCTTGAGCGAATCGGGCGCGTCGAAGCTCACATCGCCCTGATCGAGCCGGAACGGCTTGTCGACCGAGTACATAAGATCCCGAACGCGAATGATGCCCGAGGTCGGAACCGAATCCAGAAATACGCCCATGGGGTTCTCCACTACGAGTTAGACGGTAGTCGGTGGCCAGTAGAAACGCGTAGGGGCACGGCATGCCGTGCCCTCACTACTTCAGATGTCGCCCGCCGTCGACGCGAATCACTTCTCCTGTGATGAAATCCGATTCAATCAGAAACAGCACCGCTTTCGCCACCTCCGCCGCCCCTCCCCATCGGCCGAGCGGCGTGGCCTGTTCGACAGCCCGGATGCCTTCCTCATCCAACCCGGGCGGCGCAAGGATGGGTCCAGGAGCGATCGCGTTGACGAGAATCTGATCCCCGGCCAGTTCGAGTGCGAGCGCCTCGGTAAGGGCGATCACGCCACCCTTGGCCACGTAGTACGGCAGATATCCTGTGTAGCGGGTCCGTCGACTGGCCGGCAGCCAGTCGGCAAAGTTCACGATACGGCCGCCTCCCGCCGCCCGCATGTGCGGCACCGCCGCCGAGGCGCAGAGAAACGCCGCCCGCAAGTCAACGGTCAGCCCGCGGTCCCACTGAACTTCGGTCAATTCGTCGAACGGCGTCGATGCGTAGGTCGACGCCATGCTGATCAGCACATCGAGCCGCCCGAGTTGCTTCACCGTCTCGGCAACCAGGGCGCGGCAATCGTCCGCCTGTGCGAGATCGGCCTTGATGCAGGCAGCTCGCCGGCCAGCGCCGCGAACAGCCGCCGCCGCCAGTTCGGCTTCTTCGCGAGACCGGTTGAAGCTCAGCCCGACATCCGCGCCGCGATCCGCAAGCTGAGTCGCCAGAACGGCGCCGATTCGCCTCGGGCCCGTGATGAGAACAACCCGACCCTTCAATTCCATACCGCTATCTTACCGCCGGGGCCAGTAGCGGTTCGGGCGTCCCCTAGCCTACTCAACCAGCTCGACCCCGGTGAACGGATCGACGGCAGCCGCGAGAGCGCGGTCGCGCGTCACCAGGTCTGCACCGAGGAACCCGGCAAGCCACATATAGCTCGCGTCGTATGGCGACAAACCTGTGGCATTCGCCAACACGACGACATCCATCGGATTCGGATCCATCCAGACGATACCCTTCCGAGGATCGAGCGTCAGTTCAAGAGCCGTCAGAATCTCGCGTGTCCGTTCAGGGCGCTGCCGACATTTCTTGCGCGCCACGTTCGCCATCTCATACTGGAGCAACGTCGGGGCATACAGAGTCGCGCCGTCAAGTCGCACGCTCCACTCCTGAGCCATCGACTCGCCGAACGTGATCGCCGCAAGCACTGATGTGTCGACGACGACGCGCCTCATCGGCTTCTCTCATCGCGATCTTCACGGACGATCTGCGTCGAATCGTCGTCGGTGTGGAGCCCAAGCTTCTGAATCTCCTGCCACAGCGCCATCGCCTTGAACGGCCGGGCGCGAGTGTGCGTTTCAACCATCGCCATCAACTCGCCCTGCAGCGACCGATGATTCCATCGCGCGCGATCCCGCAGCGCCTCTGCCAGTTCGTCGGGCACTTCCTTGATTGAGAGATTGACGGGCATCTGTTTTGCCTCCAATATGGAGCTATTATGAATCCATTACGGAGGCAGTGTCAATACCTTGCATCGGAATGGCCCCGCAGACCGGACCGCTCGCGTGTGGCATACTTGATTCCGCCAGTCACTCGCGGCCGTCAATCACTCCCGGTGTGATAATCACTCCCGGAGTAATTACGAAACTGTAATCACTCCGGGAGTAATTGGGCGGCGGTAATCACTCCGGGAGTGTTACTCAGGTTCAGCATGCCGACGATGAACGCAGAAAGACAAACGGCCATCCCGGTCGCCAACCGCGTCGAGGGCTTCACCTACGCCATTCGGAACATCGTCTCGGAGGCTCGGAAAGTCGAGGCCGCCGGGCGAACGGTGAAGTACCTGAACATCGGCGATCCCATCCCGTTTGGCTTCAAGACGCCAGCCCACCTGATCGAGAGCGTGATCAAAGCCCTGCGCGACGGCCACAACGGCTACGGCCCCTCGCCCGGCATTCAGCCCGCGCGGGATGCGGTGGCCGCCGACTTCTCGGCTCGCGGCGTCCCGATGACCCCCGATCGCGTCGTGCTGACCGCGGGCACGTCAGAAGGCATCGAGATCGCATTGAACGCGCTCGTCAATCCGGGCGACGAAGTGCTCATCCCGATGCCGACCTATCCGCTCTACACCGCGGTGACAGCCAAGATCTCGGCGCGGACGATCTACTACCGGACCGATCCGAATCGAGAGTGGTTGCCGGACGTCGATCAGATCAAGTCACTCATCACGCCGCGCACTCGTGCGCTGGTCGTCATCGATCCCAACAATCCCACCGGCGCCATCTATCCCGACAGCATCCGCCGCGAACTGCTGACCCTCGCCGACACGCACGGCTTCGTGCTGCTGGCCGATGAGGTCTACGCCGATCTGTCTTACGCCGCGACGGCCCCGCCGATGGCCAGCCTCGCGACTGACGCGCCAGTGATCTCGTTCGGCAGTCTGTCGAAAGCCTATCTCGCGCCTGGCTGGCGGGCAGGCTGGATGGCTGTCGGGACGAACCCGCGCCTCGAGGGCGTGCTGGCGGGCATTCGCAAACTCGCTGACGGGCGGCTGTGCGCAACCGTGCCGATGCAGTACGCCATCACGGCCGCGCTCACCGGCGACCGGTCGCACCAGGTGGCCTTCAGGGCCGCGCTTCGCGAACGGGCCGCGTTGACGGTCGCTCGCTTGAACGCAATCCCCGGAATGCGTTGCGTCGCGCCGAAAGGCGCGTTCTATGCGATGCCGCAAGTGACGTTGCCGGCGGGCCGTACAGACGAGGATTACGTGCTGGCCCTGTTGCGCGAGGCTGGCGTGCTCTGCGTGCATGGATCCGGATTCGGCATGCCGCCCGAGCAGGGATTCTTTCGCGTTGTCTTCCTCGCCTCGCCTGCCGAATTGAGCCGGATCTACGACGACGTGGCGCAGTTCACGAGGGAGTACCTCGCGCGAGGATAGCGCTTACGAAGGATCTGGGGTGAGCGTGCGAGCCTTCATCGTCATCCCCGCCTACAACGAATCAGCCCGCTTGCCGGGGCTCCTGGCTCAGTTGGCAGACTATCTGCGATCCGACGCCGCCCGGACAGCGGGCCTCGTCGTTCATTTCTGCATCGTCGACGATGGAAGCCGCCAGGAACAGTTCGCGGCCGCGGAACAACTGGTGCGCGAGTGCGGGTTTGGCGCGGCGGTCCGGCTTATTCGCCTCAACCGCAACCAGGGAAAGGGCGGCGCCATCCGCGCGGGTTTCCGAATCGGGCTGGCCGAAGCGTTCGACTACCTGGGCTTTATCGACGCAGACTGTGCCGTCTCCGTGCCGGAAATGCACCGTGCGCTGGTGTATCTGGTGGGGGCGCATCGAGACGCAGGCGTCGCCGGCGTGATCGGGTCTCGTGTCTGCATGCTTGGCCGATCGGTGGTGCGCAATCCGCTCCGGCATTATCTCGGGCGCATCTTTGCCACGTTCGTCTCGGAGTGGTTCGGCCAGGCCGTCTACGACACGCAGTGCGGTCTGAAGATCTTCGAACGGGAGGCGTTGCAGTGCCACCTGGAAACCCCCGACGACGATCGGTGGGTCTGGGATACCGAGCTTCTCATGGCCATGCTGTACGCGGGGGAGCGGATTCACGAGTTCCCGGTTGATTGGCGGGAAGCGGGTGGTTCGAAAGTGTCAATGGTGCGCGATCCTCTGGTGATGATCTGGCACCTGGTCAAGTTCAGGAAGCGGCTTCGGATGCAAGGCGCGGTGCCTCGCCGGTCGGAGATCGCGTGACCGACGGCCGGGGTCGTTTCCGACGGCTGACCGCCCGGATGTCGCACGACGGCCTCTGGCTGCTGCTGGTCGGGGCGCTCTTCTGCCTTCCGCTCTTCGTCGGCCTCGGGCGCATTGACATGCAGAGCGACGAGGCCATCTATTCCTTCGGCGCCGACGCGATGGCGGCGTCGGGGGACTGGCTGACGCCCAGGAGTTGTCCGTGGGAGACCGTCGCGTTTCTCGAGAAGCCTCCGCTGAAGTTCTGGATCGTGGCCGCGCCCATTCGCCTGGGCCTTCTGCCTGACAACGAATTCGGGCTCCGCTTCTGGGATGCGGTCTTCGGCAGCGCGGCGTTCCTGTATCTGTTCGCGATCGGTCGCCGGATTGGCGGCCCGATGTGCGGCGTGACCGCCGTGTTGATGCTTTTCGTTCATCGTCCGCTGCTGTTCGAGCACGGCCTGCGCAGCAACAACATGGAAGCGGCACTCGTGCTCGCCTACTGCGGAGGCCTTTTTCACTTCCTGAAGTGGAGAACATCCAGCGAGGACTCGCGAGGGTGGATCCACGTTTTCGCCATCGCCTTGTGCTTCGTGCTGGCGTTCATGACGAAGTTCGTCGCCGCGCTGTTCCTGCCGGTGATCATCGCTGCGTCCCTTGTGTTGAGCCGGGACGATCGTTTGCGGTTTGCCCGGCGGTGGCGTGTCTGGCTGGCGGCGGCCACGCTGGCCGGGGTGTTGATTGTGCCGTGGTTTATCTACCAGTACGTCCGCTTCGGTGCGTTGTTCTGGGAGAGCCTGTTCGGTGCGGCGGTCTATACGCGGTTTACGTCCTACCTCGATCCGACCCACGTCGAGCCCTGGCACTTCTACTTCAGCACGATCTGGCGCGAGTTGGCAGCCGCGCAGACATTGGTGTGGACGTTGGGCGGCCTCGGCCTGATCGTCTGGAGAACGATGCGGACGGGTTGGTCTGATGGGGCCACGATCCTGCTCTGGTTTGGATTGCCGCTCGGTCTCATCTCGCTCGGAACGTCGAAGCTCTATCACTACGCGTATCCCTTCCTGCCGCCTCTGGCCCTGGCGGCAGGCTACCTGGCTTCCGTCGCGCTCAGGGCCCTTGTGAAAACGTTCTCCTGGCTCCACGAGCGGGGGGACCGGATCCTCCCGCGCGCGGCGCGAGAAGCGCTGGATCTGCCGGCGGTGCGACGGCTGCTATTGATCGTTATCGTGGCGAGCAGCCTCATCGTCATATCGACGCTCGTCCTCGGTCCCGTCAAGATTGCATTCTGGGGGGCGGTGCTGCTGCGTGCCTCGTCGCCGTACCGCGTGCTCCCGATCGTCGTGCTGGCCTTCATCTTCTGCCGGCGAGCCGGCCCGCTGGCGATGATGGTCGCCCTGCTGATGGTCGCGGCGATGCTTCCTCTCGATGCGTATCGGCGCGACCTTTCGCAGATGACGGTGGAACATCATCCCCTGCGCTCGCTGCGGGACTGCGTTCGGCAAGTCGCCACAAGCGACTCCAACGCGGCTGGCCGGCCGCCCGTCTATGTGGAGAACGGCAACATCAGTCATCCGGCCGCCTTCTACCTGCGCACGCTCGGCAGGTGGTCGCCTGAGGCTCCGTCTGATGCCAGCGTCCATGCGTCTGTCTATCTGAAGCCGCGTCCGGTTCTGCTGGCGGAGGCCCGTTTCCATACGATGGAAGGCGCGGGGCCGACAGGCGGTGGCCTGGCGGATGTTCTGGCGGTCCCCGTGCTGGGCGACGTGCTGCTGCTGCCGGGTCCGTATGGTGCGTGCGCGATCGATTACGTCCGCGCCCTACGTCGGTGATGGCTTCGTCGCGGCGAGCGTCCTCCGTGTCGGTCTGGCCTCGGGTTCTCGGGAGGTGGCGTGTTCAAGCCTGATGGTGGGAGTGGCGCGATGATCGCCGACGAAACCCGCGCGCGAACCCTTGCGGACGCGGTCTGGATCTGGCTGCAACGCTGGCAGAAGCCGTTGTGGCTGGCGCTCGTCATGGTGATGTTCTGTGCGCCGTTGTTCGTGGGACTTGGCGGGACGGATCTGGACAACGACGAGGCGATCTACTCCTACGCGGTCGACAGCATCCTGGAGACGGGCGACTGGCTGAACCCGAGCAGCAGCCCGAATCCCGATATCGTGTTCGTCGAAAAGCCGCCGCTGAAGTTCTGGCTCGTCGCCCTGCCGATGCGAGTCGGCTTGCTCCCCCACACTGAGTTCGGGTTCCGGTTCTGGGACGCACTATTCGCCAGCGCCGCGTTTCTATATGTGTTTGCCCTGGCGCGGCGCATGGCGGGGCCGCTCTGCGGCCTGATTGCGTTGTTTGTCCTGTACGCGTTTCCGCCCCTGTTGTTCATCCACGGTCTGCGCGCCAACGTCATGGAGGCACCGCTCGTCCTGGCCTATTGCGGCGGGGTCTTCCACTTTCTG
This portion of the Acidobacteriota bacterium genome encodes:
- a CDS encoding glycosyltransferase, producing MSVRAFIVIPAYNESARLPGLLAQLADYLRSDAARTAGLVVHFCIVDDGSRQEQFAAAEQLVRECGFGAAVRLIRLNRNQGKGGAIRAGFRIGLAEAFDYLGFIDADCAVSVPEMHRALVYLVGAHRDAGVAGVIGSRVCMLGRSVVRNPLRHYLGRIFATFVSEWFGQAVYDTQCGLKIFEREALQCHLETPDDDRWVWDTELLMAMLYAGERIHEFPVDWREAGGSKVSMVRDPLVMIWHLVKFRKRLRMQGAVPRRSEIA
- a CDS encoding glycosyltransferase family 39 protein, whose amino-acid sequence is MTDGRGRFRRLTARMSHDGLWLLLVGALFCLPLFVGLGRIDMQSDEAIYSFGADAMAASGDWLTPRSCPWETVAFLEKPPLKFWIVAAPIRLGLLPDNEFGLRFWDAVFGSAAFLYLFAIGRRIGGPMCGVTAVLMLFVHRPLLFEHGLRSNNMEAALVLAYCGGLFHFLKWRTSSEDSRGWIHVFAIALCFVLAFMTKFVAALFLPVIIAASLVLSRDDRLRFARRWRVWLAAATLAGVLIVPWFIYQYVRFGALFWESLFGAAVYTRFTSYLDPTHVEPWHFYFSTIWRELAAAQTLVWTLGGLGLIVWRTMRTGWSDGATILLWFGLPLGLISLGTSKLYHYAYPFLPPLALAAGYLASVALRALVKTFSWLHERGDRILPRAAREALDLPAVRRLLLIVIVASSLIVISTLVLGPVKIAFWGAVLLRASSPYRVLPIVVLAFIFCRRAGPLAMMVALLMVAAMLPLDAYRRDLSQMTVEHHPLRSLRDCVRQVATSDSNAAGRPPVYVENGNISHPAAFYLRTLGRWSPEAPSDASVHASVYLKPRPVLLAEARFHTMEGAGPTGGGLADVLAVPVLGDVLLLPGPYGACAIDYVRALRR
- a CDS encoding pyridoxal phosphate-dependent aminotransferase; translation: MGVFLDSVPTSGIIRVRDLMYSVDKPFRLDQGDVSFDAPDSLKAALKAAVDANQTHYIQTAGLPRLQQLLAEKLRAKNQIPVASPDEVMMTNGGVHALYLACQALIEPGDEVLIPDPIWPQMFSALVAAHAVPVRVPLRESLGWRFDLDELASRVTSRTRGLYINSPHNPTGGMLTQSDLAGVADLAAAHNLWVIADEAYEDVVFDGHVHVSLASLPGMHERTVSVFTFSKTYAITGLRLGYVVAKDATVQDRVRKLIGLTTNNVSSVVQFGGIGALEGAQDVVAQFRAELQARRDLFCARAADVSRGALTASPPPGAFYAFLRIADAWHPPEAATSESRSWAMVEHLIGRGRIGCVPGVDFGPAGENHVRFCFARSRAELDGALESMQEVFRA
- a CDS encoding Arc family DNA-binding protein, encoding MPVNLSIKEVPDELAEALRDRARWNHRSLQGELMAMVETHTRARPFKAMALWQEIQKLGLHTDDDSTQIVREDRDERSR
- a CDS encoding SDR family NAD(P)-dependent oxidoreductase translates to MELKGRVVLITGPRRIGAVLATQLADRGADVGLSFNRSREEAELAAAAVRGAGRRAACIKADLAQADDCRALVAETVKQLGRLDVLISMASTYASTPFDELTEVQWDRGLTVDLRAAFLCASAAVPHMRAAGGGRIVNFADWLPASRRTRYTGYLPYYVAKGGVIALTEALALELAGDQILVNAIAPGPILAPPGLDEEGIRAVEQATPLGRWGGAAEVAKAVLFLIESDFITGEVIRVDGGRHLK
- a CDS encoding aminotransferase class I/II-fold pyridoxal phosphate-dependent enzyme → MNAERQTAIPVANRVEGFTYAIRNIVSEARKVEAAGRTVKYLNIGDPIPFGFKTPAHLIESVIKALRDGHNGYGPSPGIQPARDAVAADFSARGVPMTPDRVVLTAGTSEGIEIALNALVNPGDEVLIPMPTYPLYTAVTAKISARTIYYRTDPNREWLPDVDQIKSLITPRTRALVVIDPNNPTGAIYPDSIRRELLTLADTHGFVLLADEVYADLSYAATAPPMASLATDAPVISFGSLSKAYLAPGWRAGWMAVGTNPRLEGVLAGIRKLADGRLCATVPMQYAITAALTGDRSHQVAFRAALRERAALTVARLNAIPGMRCVAPKGAFYAMPQVTLPAGRTDEDYVLALLREAGVLCVHGSGFGMPPEQGFFRVVFLASPAELSRIYDDVAQFTREYLARG
- a CDS encoding type II toxin-antitoxin system VapC family toxin — its product is MRRVVVDTSVLAAITFGESMAQEWSVRLDGATLYAPTLLQYEMANVARKKCRQRPERTREILTALELTLDPRKGIVWMDPNPMDVVVLANATGLSPYDASYMWLAGFLGADLVTRDRALAAAVDPFTGVELVE